The following are encoded together in the Coffea arabica cultivar ET-39 chromosome 1c, Coffea Arabica ET-39 HiFi, whole genome shotgun sequence genome:
- the LOC140005372 gene encoding uncharacterized protein: protein MGLGNTIVEKNESSNQDRAKAMIFLRHHLDEGLKSEYLTVKDPLVLWRDLKERFDHLKLVVLPKARYDWLHLRLQDFKSVNEYNSAMFRITSQLSLCGEKVTDEDMLEKIFSTFHVSNMLLQQQYREKGFKKYSELIACLLLAEQNNELLLKNHESRPTGASPFPEANATQFQNSGRGRGRGRRGGRGGGRGRGRGRGRDRSKCVPRENFNRGKQQNVSQKRENNYDQKNGEKKVYEEKCYRCGMEGHWSRTCRTAEQLVDLYQASLKKKDKGVETNFIDQKNDYDDGDDADMTHLDVADFFEHPEDVNKYPMII, encoded by the coding sequence ATGGGTCTTGGTAATACTATTGTGGAAAAAAATGAATCCTCAAACCAAGACCGTGCCAAAGCTATGATTTTTCTTCGTCATCATTTAGATGAAGGATTAAAATCAGAATATCTTACTGTTAAAGATCCTCTTGTCCTTTGGCGAGATTTGAAAGAAAGATTCGACCACCTGAAGTTGGTCGTTCTTCCAAAAGCCCGATATGATTGGCTTCACTTACGGCTGCAAGATTTTAAATCTGTCAACGAATATAATTCAGCCATGTTCAGAATCACTTCTCAATTATCATTATGTGGCGAAAAAGTCACTGATGAAGATAtgttagaaaaaatattttctacttttcatgTCTCTAACATGCTCCTGCAGCAGCAATATCGAGAGAAGgggtttaaaaaatattctgaacTTATTGCATGTCTTCTCTTGGCTGAACAAAACAATGAATTGTTGCTGAAAAATCATGAGTCCCGACCAACTGGTGCAAGTCCATTCCCTGAAGCGAATGCGACCCAATTTCAAAATTCtggtcgaggtcgtggacgtggccgtagAGGTGGCCGTGGAGGAGGCCGCGGACGTGGCCGTGGCCGTGGACGTGATCGTAGTAAATGTGTGCCCCGTGAAAATTTTAACCGGGGCAAGCAACAAAATGTTTCCCAAAAGAGGGAAAATAACTACGAtcagaaaaatggagaaaagaaagtttatgaagaaaaatgctaCCGGTGTGGTATGGAAGGTCATTGGTCTCGTACCTGTCGTACGGCCGAACAACTTGTTGACCTCTATCAAGCatcattgaaaaagaaagacaaaggtGTTGAGACAAATTTCATTGATCAAAAGAATGACTATGATGATGGTGATGATGCTGACATGACACACCTCGATGTTGCTGATTTTTTTGAACATCCTGAAGATGTCAACAAATATCCCATGATTATTTAG